The genomic stretch AAAGGTTAAAGGAAGTGGAAACTCCTAAGATTCTGGTTTTGAACAAATCTGACCTTGCTTCAAAAGAGAATATAGAGATACTGAAAAGCATTTTCTCAACAAAACTGAATTTTGAATCTATAGTTGACATAGCCGCAATTAATGGGTACAATTGTGACCTGCTTCTTGACAAAATAAAAGAGCTACTTCCAGAAGGGCCAAAGTATTATCTTGACGATATGACAACTGATGTGAGAGAAAGCTTCATTGTAGCAGAGATTATAAGAGAAAAGATTTTGCTCAATCTTTCTGAAGAAGTACCGCACGGGGTTGGAATTGCAATTGAGAGGTTTGCAGAAAGAGAAAACAAGGATATACTGGATATTGAAGCCACCATCTATTGTGAAAAAGATTCGCACAAAGCAATAATTATTGGTAAAGGCGGTCAGATGCTTAAGAAAATTGGAATGCAAGCACGGGAAGAGCTTGAGATGATATTCGGAATAAAAGTAAATCTTCAGCTTTGGGTAAAAGTTAAGAAAAACTGGAGAGATGACATCTCTGCCATGAAAATGCTCGGTTATAACCTTAAAGAGGTCTGAGGAATAGATGAAATTAATTAAAACTAAAGGAATTGTGCTAAAAGAGACAAACTTTGAAGAGTCGAGTAAGATTTTGACTGTGCTCACAAGCGATTTTGGCAAAATTCAAGTTTTATCGAAAAATTGTAGAAGGCTATTGAGTGTTTTGTCTGCTTGTTCTCAGCCGCTCATGTTCTGTGAGTTTGTTATAAGAAAAACAAAGGATATATACTCAATTTCTTCAGCATCTGTG from Caldicellulosiruptor kronotskyensis 2002 encodes the following:
- the era gene encoding GTPase Era, with the protein product MAFKSGFVALIGRPNVGKSTLMNYLVGKKISIISPKPQTTRNSIKGILTLEDAQIIFIDTPGVHPPKNKLGEYMVKVSEKTLKEVDLILYIVEAIDNGIGPWDEAIIERLKEVETPKILVLNKSDLASKENIEILKSIFSTKLNFESIVDIAAINGYNCDLLLDKIKELLPEGPKYYLDDMTTDVRESFIVAEIIREKILLNLSEEVPHGVGIAIERFAERENKDILDIEATIYCEKDSHKAIIIGKGGQMLKKIGMQAREELEMIFGIKVNLQLWVKVKKNWRDDISAMKMLGYNLKEV